From Flavipsychrobacter sp., a single genomic window includes:
- a CDS encoding putative porin: protein MSQLKQTLLTIHCLLIIVLLSTVNVSGQSNPAAPLNIEPDTVSFKKSNTDEWHNGDVRIHYTYLGSNKEHTPDSSIHSFHRRALAQPWQRDLGNQGGPSQSLLFTTRTTTGPTLGYFIYDAYRFTVDSLRFYNTNRPYSAFTFQLGSKLEQVASIHHTQNIKPNWNFSVEYRKIFSPGYYSIQRANHDNGNLTTHYRSIDRRYNLYAGVVYNKEQNDENGGILADSLLSDPAYGDRRTVPVAFANSGFGTSGTTVPRSSVSNTLRDYSAFIDHSYTFGSTDTTYNEDSTQYSLALTPRFSIRHRLQVSGYKHVFNDVRPDSLRYVGFFNQSFAGNGADSVYSEQKWSSIDNKLVLNGFLGKRERQLQFSTGLGLRSDKFSTNYLVGTETENIASIYAIGGLQKEALRSGEWFYNANATFFITGAASGNSLLQASIGKDLKDDWATIDIGASQLITNAPYSYGLYINQYDTINKQLSKESYTQLYLKLYSRKLNLLAGARNYIIANYAYLNATQRPYQYAPTFNIAQVWVQKIFRWRSIVLDNELVYQQPTSGAPINVPQLLGRHQLSVETKIFKNTLKVATGIQIRYHSGYAPSGYSPFFNRFYYQDTYSVSNAPETAVFFNFKIKKRFRAYVMGDQMQQLFTTNNLIAQGYAGQNAMIRFGFNWIMVN from the coding sequence TTGTCTCAACTAAAACAGACATTACTAACTATACACTGCTTGTTGATAATAGTATTATTGTCAACGGTAAATGTTAGCGGGCAAAGCAACCCTGCAGCTCCGTTAAACATAGAGCCCGATACGGTTAGCTTTAAAAAATCAAATACTGATGAGTGGCATAATGGCGATGTTAGGATCCACTACACCTACCTTGGCTCTAATAAAGAACATACTCCAGACTCAAGCATTCATAGTTTCCACCGCCGCGCTTTGGCACAACCTTGGCAGCGAGACCTAGGCAATCAAGGTGGCCCTTCTCAAAGCCTACTCTTTACTACAAGAACTACCACAGGACCAACCCTTGGTTACTTTATCTATGATGCCTATCGTTTTACTGTAGACAGCTTAAGATTTTATAATACCAACAGACCATACTCTGCTTTCACCTTCCAGCTAGGTAGCAAACTAGAACAGGTAGCAAGCATACACCATACGCAAAACATTAAGCCCAATTGGAATTTCTCAGTTGAATATCGTAAGATATTCTCTCCTGGCTATTATTCTATACAACGTGCCAACCACGATAATGGCAACCTTACCACACATTACAGAAGTATAGACAGACGTTACAATTTATATGCTGGTGTGGTATATAACAAAGAGCAAAACGATGAAAATGGCGGCATCTTAGCTGATAGTCTTTTATCAGACCCTGCTTATGGAGACCGCAGAACAGTACCTGTAGCTTTTGCCAATTCAGGATTTGGGACTTCGGGAACCACAGTACCCCGTTCTTCTGTCAGCAATACCTTAAGAGACTATAGTGCCTTTATTGACCATAGCTATACTTTTGGAAGTACTGACACTACTTATAATGAAGATTCTACTCAATACTCTTTGGCACTTACCCCAAGATTTAGCATCAGGCATCGACTACAAGTAAGTGGCTATAAGCATGTGTTTAATGATGTAAGACCTGACTCCTTACGATATGTTGGGTTCTTCAATCAAAGTTTTGCGGGCAATGGTGCCGATTCCGTATACTCAGAGCAAAAATGGTCTTCTATTGACAATAAACTTGTGTTGAACGGCTTCTTAGGCAAAAGAGAACGTCAATTACAATTCAGTACAGGCTTAGGTTTAAGGTCTGATAAATTCAGTACCAACTACCTTGTCGGTACTGAAACTGAAAATATTGCAAGCATTTATGCTATTGGAGGGCTTCAAAAAGAAGCACTTAGATCGGGTGAGTGGTTCTATAATGCTAACGCTACATTCTTTATAACAGGTGCGGCATCGGGCAACTCCCTATTGCAAGCATCCATTGGCAAAGACCTGAAAGATGATTGGGCCACCATTGATATAGGTGCTTCACAACTCATCACCAATGCTCCTTATAGTTATGGCTTATATATCAACCAATACGATACTATAAACAAACAGTTGAGTAAAGAAAGCTATACACAGCTTTATCTAAAACTATATAGCCGTAAACTCAACCTACTTGCCGGAGCAAGAAACTATATTATAGCCAACTATGCTTACCTAAATGCTACTCAACGTCCCTACCAATACGCTCCAACATTTAATATTGCTCAAGTTTGGGTACAAAAGATATTTAGATGGCGCAGTATAGTGCTGGATAATGAGCTAGTTTACCAACAGCCTACAAGTGGAGCTCCTATCAACGTACCACAACTACTGGGCAGACATCAGCTAAGTGTAGAAACCAAGATATTTAAGAACACACTGAAAGTAGCTACAGGTATTCAAATAAGATATCATAGCGGCTATGCACCTTCTGGCTACAGTCCATTCTTCAATCGTTTCTATTATCAAGACACTTATTCCGTAAGCAATGCTCCCGAAACTGCCGTTTTCTTCAACTTTAAGATCAAGAAACGTTTTAGAGCGTATGTGATGGGCGATCAAATGCAACAATTATTTACTACTAATAACTTAATAGCACAAGGGTACGCAGGGCAAAATGCCATGATACGTTTTGGCTTCAACTGGATAATGGTCAATTAG
- a CDS encoding purine-nucleoside phosphorylase has product MALYDKIVETTSFILEKIKIKPTVGIVLGSGLGDLTNTITVTTRLAYKNIPHFPVSTVEGHTGELLFGTIADKPIVMMSGRFHYYEGYSMHEVTFPIRVMKALGVSTVILSNASGGMNPKLQVGDIMIINDHINLFPEHPLRGKNDERLGTRFPDMSEPYSHHLINLATDIAQEQDLPIHIGCYAGLQGPTYETPAEYNWLHTIKADIVGMSTVPEVIVAKHGNMNVFAASIVTDLGVTGQVNTVSHEEVLAAANKAAPKLANLVTELIKRI; this is encoded by the coding sequence ATGGCACTTTACGATAAAATTGTAGAGACCACCTCTTTCATACTCGAAAAAATCAAGATCAAACCCACTGTTGGTATTGTACTAGGTAGTGGCCTAGGCGACCTTACTAATACCATAACAGTAACTACAAGGTTAGCGTATAAAAATATACCCCATTTTCCTGTATCTACCGTAGAAGGCCATACTGGCGAATTACTTTTTGGCACTATAGCCGACAAACCTATAGTAATGATGTCGGGAAGGTTTCATTACTATGAGGGCTACAGCATGCACGAGGTCACCTTCCCCATACGCGTCATGAAGGCACTAGGTGTTAGCACTGTAATACTTTCCAATGCATCCGGAGGGATGAACCCTAAACTACAAGTGGGAGATATTATGATCATCAACGATCATATCAATCTATTCCCTGAACATCCGCTACGAGGCAAAAATGATGAACGGCTGGGTACTCGCTTCCCTGACATGAGTGAGCCCTATAGTCATCATCTTATTAACCTTGCTACGGATATAGCCCAAGAACAAGACCTACCGATACATATAGGCTGCTATGCAGGTTTGCAAGGACCTACTTATGAAACGCCTGCCGAATATAACTGGCTACATACCATCAAAGCCGATATTGTGGGTATGAGTACCGTACCCGAAGTAATAGTGGCTAAACATGGCAATATGAATGTATTTGCTGCAAGTATAGTAACAGACTTGGGCGTAACGGGACAGGTCAATACGGTTTCTCATGAAGAAGTGCTGGCTGCAGCCAATAAAGCTGCACCAAAACTAGCCAACTTAGTTACTGAACTCATTAAAAGGATATAA
- a CDS encoding peptide chain release factor 3, giving the protein MSIQNEISRRRTFAIISHPDAGKTTLTEKLLLFGGAIQVAGAVKSNKIKKHATSDFMEIEKQRGISVATSVMCFEYRDTLINLLDTPGHKDFAEDTYRTLTAVDSVILVIDSVNGVEMQTRRLMEVCRMRDTPVIVFVNKMDRDGKFPFDLLDEIEKELNIQLHPTTWPINMGKEFKGVYNLHNKSLNLFAPNLRVTDDNSIPISNLEDKLLDEKVGERDANQLREDAELLDGVYGDLDIEAYMKGQIAPLFFGSAVNNFGVKELLDTFIDIAPTPLGRQTSSRFVAPTEDKFSGFIFKIHANLDPRHRDRIAFLRVCSGEFKRNKYFRHTRVGKDVRFSNPYSFMAREKDVVENAYPGDVIGLYDTGNFKIGDTLTEGEELQFTGIPTFSPELFKELVNKDPMKTKQLDKGIRQLTDEGVAQLFVQHRGNTKIIGCVGELQFEVIQYRLLHEYGASCAFAPMNFYKACWITGDKKKIEEFIKYKQSNIMEDKDGNLVYLAQSEWFLNTEKQNNPDIQFHFTSEFKTAMAE; this is encoded by the coding sequence ATGAGTATTCAAAACGAAATAAGCCGTAGGCGAACATTTGCTATCATTTCTCACCCCGATGCAGGTAAAACTACATTGACCGAGAAATTGCTTCTTTTTGGCGGAGCTATACAGGTGGCTGGTGCCGTGAAGAGCAATAAGATAAAAAAACATGCTACGAGTGACTTTATGGAGATAGAGAAGCAGCGTGGTATATCGGTAGCAACGTCGGTAATGTGTTTTGAGTATAGAGATACTTTAATAAACCTATTAGATACACCTGGTCACAAGGACTTTGCTGAAGATACCTACCGTACCTTAACAGCTGTGGATAGCGTAATACTTGTGATAGATAGCGTGAATGGTGTGGAAATGCAGACCAGAAGGTTGATGGAAGTGTGTAGGATGAGAGATACGCCTGTGATAGTGTTTGTGAACAAGATGGATCGTGACGGTAAGTTTCCTTTCGATTTGCTAGACGAAATTGAAAAAGAGCTGAATATACAACTGCACCCAACTACTTGGCCTATTAACATGGGTAAAGAGTTCAAAGGGGTTTATAATCTACATAATAAAAGCTTGAATCTTTTTGCACCTAACTTGAGGGTGACTGATGATAATAGTATTCCTATTTCAAACTTAGAGGATAAGCTTTTAGACGAAAAAGTTGGTGAGCGTGATGCAAACCAATTACGTGAAGATGCTGAACTATTAGATGGGGTATATGGTGATCTGGATATTGAAGCATATATGAAAGGTCAGATAGCACCACTGTTTTTTGGTAGTGCTGTAAATAATTTTGGTGTAAAGGAGCTATTAGATACTTTCATTGATATAGCACCTACACCTTTGGGCAGGCAAACTAGTTCCCGCTTTGTGGCGCCTACTGAAGATAAATTCTCAGGATTCATATTTAAGATACATGCCAATCTCGATCCAAGACATAGAGATAGAATTGCGTTCTTGCGTGTATGCTCAGGAGAGTTCAAGCGTAATAAATACTTTAGACATACACGTGTAGGGAAGGATGTAAGGTTTAGTAACCCTTATTCTTTTATGGCCAGAGAGAAAGATGTAGTTGAGAATGCTTATCCGGGAGATGTAATAGGATTGTACGATACAGGAAACTTTAAGATAGGAGACACACTTACGGAAGGAGAAGAGCTACAATTTACAGGTATCCCTACCTTCTCGCCAGAGTTATTTAAAGAGTTGGTGAATAAAGACCCTATGAAAACCAAACAGTTGGATAAAGGTATTCGTCAGCTAACAGATGAGGGTGTAGCTCAACTTTTTGTGCAACATAGAGGTAATACAAAGATCATTGGTTGTGTAGGTGAACTTCAGTTTGAGGTGATACAATATCGTTTGTTGCATGAATATGGTGCATCTTGCGCCTTTGCTCCAATGAATTTCTACAAAGCTTGTTGGATAACAGGTGATAAGAAAAAAATAGAGGAGTTTATTAAGTATAAACAAAGTAACATCATGGAAGATAAAGATGGTAATCTTGTTTACTTAGCACAAAGCGAATGGTTCCTCAATACAGAGAAGCAAAACAACCCTGATATACAATTCCACTTTACTAGTGAGTTTAAAACAGCGATGGCTGAGTAA
- a CDS encoding PAS domain-containing protein: MFKLKYFWPYILFFCTIAILVFANRVNIKKEISRNLEYTKTLNVAGKQRMLSQKLTKLSLQAQNGEDVSQAIKDNLEQWKKAHFALENSSDGVNIYEDGHPEVLEKFKELTPYFQSLYAGFEQVAEGNLGTSLLNKIRSEEQIYLPKMDNIVATIEQNAADDLERSANSQKLLALFSGLLLVIEMIVFVYPYHKRLVNMYKKVKKQQEELEEQKQVIESLYETNELIITGTKAGVWEWDIMTGEENWSDRFFEVLGYERGDIPSTYDSFLNILLHPEDKDKILNSVDQHLKKRTPYKHEVRMLNKNGTYRWYETSGQAIWNKEGEPIRMAGSIIDVTDRVSTREKLLSVSNSKDKLLSIITHDLRTPINNLKGLLELLKENVINKEEFLEHLQSTSNNVTTLSDSMNNMLEWAQTQLSGWEVAPSDILVSDVVEECIRLYKYTMDDKHIKLEYSPSDLIHAYADFNQMVLIVRNVLNNAVKFTPENGVITIDTNEKNGYAEISVRDTGQGMDEKTVNKILNESDIFTTRGTNGEKGTGLGMKMCLEFAEKNNCKFNIVSEKNVGTEVSLSIPKLDTAKTVFK, encoded by the coding sequence ATGTTCAAGCTTAAGTATTTTTGGCCATATATATTATTCTTTTGTACCATAGCAATTCTTGTATTTGCTAACAGGGTTAACATTAAAAAAGAGATCAGTAGAAATTTAGAGTATACTAAAACTCTAAATGTTGCTGGTAAGCAGAGGATGTTGAGTCAAAAACTGACCAAGTTAAGCCTGCAAGCGCAAAATGGAGAGGACGTTTCACAAGCTATAAAGGATAATTTAGAGCAGTGGAAGAAAGCACATTTTGCATTGGAAAATAGTAGTGACGGTGTAAATATATATGAGGACGGTCACCCCGAGGTTTTAGAAAAGTTCAAAGAGTTAACACCATATTTCCAAAGTCTATATGCTGGTTTTGAACAAGTAGCTGAAGGAAACCTCGGCACTAGTTTGTTGAATAAGATCAGAAGTGAAGAGCAGATTTATTTGCCCAAGATGGACAATATTGTTGCTACTATAGAACAAAATGCTGCGGATGACTTGGAAAGATCTGCCAATAGTCAAAAGTTACTGGCGTTATTCTCTGGTCTGTTGCTCGTAATAGAAATGATCGTTTTTGTTTATCCATATCACAAGCGGTTAGTGAATATGTATAAAAAGGTAAAGAAGCAGCAAGAGGAACTTGAAGAACAAAAACAGGTAATAGAAAGTTTGTATGAGACCAACGAACTAATTATAACAGGTACTAAGGCTGGTGTTTGGGAATGGGACATTATGACAGGTGAAGAAAATTGGTCCGATAGGTTTTTTGAGGTGCTGGGGTATGAGCGTGGAGATATACCTTCGACTTACGATAGCTTTTTGAATATATTATTGCACCCTGAGGATAAGGATAAAATTTTAAACTCGGTAGACCAACACCTAAAAAAACGTACACCATATAAACATGAGGTGCGAATGCTGAATAAGAATGGCACTTACAGGTGGTATGAGACTTCAGGGCAAGCTATATGGAATAAAGAAGGCGAGCCTATAAGGATGGCCGGATCGATAATAGATGTAACGGATAGGGTTAGTACTCGTGAGAAGTTGTTGTCAGTTAGTAACTCAAAAGATAAGTTGCTTTCCATTATCACACATGACCTACGTACGCCGATAAATAACTTGAAGGGGCTTTTAGAATTATTAAAAGAAAATGTAATCAATAAAGAGGAGTTTTTAGAACATCTGCAGTCGACCTCGAATAATGTAACTACATTGTCTGACTCTATGAATAATATGTTGGAGTGGGCACAAACACAACTCAGTGGTTGGGAAGTTGCTCCTTCTGATATACTAGTGAGTGATGTAGTGGAAGAGTGTATAAGGTTATACAAATACACTATGGATGATAAGCATATAAAGCTAGAGTATAGCCCCTCTGATTTAATACATGCTTATGCTGACTTTAACCAAATGGTACTTATTGTTCGTAATGTATTGAACAACGCTGTGAAGTTTACTCCTGAAAATGGTGTGATTACAATTGATACAAACGAGAAAAATGGATATGCGGAAATAAGTGTGAGAGATACGGGGCAGGGTATGGATGAAAAAACTGTAAATAAGATATTGAATGAGTCGGACATATTTACTACCAGAGGTACAAATGGAGAAAAAGGAACAGGGTTAGGTATGAAAATGTGTTTGGAGTTTGCAGAGAAGAATAATTGCAAGTTTAATATTGTAAGCGAAAAAAATGTAGGTACAGAAGTATCATTATCTATACCGAAGCTGGATACAGCAAAAACAGTATTTAAATGA
- a CDS encoding ElyC/SanA/YdcF family protein, with the protein MTKFKKILRFAVISVIALVVCVLVIDITVSTTVKKQMYNDVKSIPHKKVGLLLGTSKYVKKGWVNLYYKYRIEAAVKLYKAGKIDCILVSGDNSTKQYDEPNTMKRDLIARGIPEGRIFLDYAGFRTLDSIMRCNVVFGEKDFTIISQPFHNERALFIANRKKIKAIAFNAKEVPRAYSYKVQLRERLARVKMMIDLMFNKQPKFYGSKIEVTIP; encoded by the coding sequence ATGACCAAATTTAAAAAGATACTACGCTTTGCGGTGATATCCGTAATTGCATTGGTGGTATGCGTTTTGGTTATAGATATAACAGTATCAACTACTGTAAAAAAACAGATGTATAATGATGTGAAAAGTATTCCTCATAAAAAGGTGGGACTGTTGTTGGGTACATCTAAGTATGTGAAAAAAGGTTGGGTGAACTTGTACTACAAATATAGAATAGAGGCTGCGGTGAAACTGTACAAAGCAGGTAAGATAGATTGTATATTAGTGAGCGGTGACAATAGTACCAAGCAATATGATGAACCCAATACCATGAAGAGAGATCTAATTGCAAGAGGAATACCAGAGGGTAGGATATTTTTGGATTATGCAGGTTTTAGAACATTAGATAGTATCATGAGGTGTAATGTTGTATTTGGCGAGAAGGATTTTACTATTATATCGCAGCCATTTCATAATGAACGAGCCTTGTTTATTGCGAATAGAAAAAAAATAAAAGCAATTGCATTTAATGCAAAGGAAGTTCCTCGAGCATATAGTTATAAAGTACAGTTGAGAGAACGTTTGGCGAGAGTGAAAATGATGATAGACTTAATGTTCAATAAGCAGCCCAAATTTTACGGCTCTAAAATCGAAGTGACGATTCCTTAA
- a CDS encoding pyruvate carboxylase — MKIKKVLIANRGEISIRIARAASELQISTVAIYTYEDRYSLHRYKSDEAYQIGVDTDPLKPYLNIDEIIATAKDCGADAIHPGYGFLSENATFAQKCADNGIIFVGPRPDVMSALGDKVTAKEVAIKAQVPIIESNKEALADIDIAFKEANRIGYPLMLKAASGGGGRGMRVVRTDADLQKAFPEARSEAKNAFGDDTVFLEKYVENPKHIEVQIAADNHGNIVHLFERDCSVQRRFQKVVEVAPAVTLKQETKDKLYKYATSIAAEVNYNNLGTVEFLVDAKEDIYFIEVNPRIQVEHTVTEMVTGVDLVKTQLYIADGYKLSDKEVGIGDQSKLSIDGVAVQCRITTEDPAADFKPDYGTLVTYRNAAGFGVRLDEGSTYAGMKISPFFDSMLVKVSTWGLSLEDASMKMHRALREFRVRGVKNNIPFLENLITHEGFRSGQTTVGFIQEHPELFHFKKRQDRGTKTLRYLADVTVNGNPDVKVKYDGREFRKPEIPMSPLGMEYPKGTKDLLTELGPDKFSEWLKKEKKIHYTDTTLRDAHQSLLATRMRTHDMLKVAKHFAKLHPQTFSMEVWGGATFDVAMRFLNEDPWKRLEQIREAVPNILLQMLIRGANGVGYTAYPDNLIEKFVEQSWEKGVDIFRIFDSLNWMENIAPCIEMVRNRTGGLAEAALCYTGDILDAKRTKYDLNYYLRLAKDLENAGAHILAIKDMSGLLKPYAAKELVAGLKDTVNIPIHLHTHDTSSLQPASYMQAIEAGVDVVDVALGAVSGLTSQPNFNAIVEMMKFHEREHHYDIDSLNEFSNYWEAVREYYYPYESGLKASAAEVFRHEIPGGQYSNLRPQAKALGLEDKFEDIKKMYATVNDMFGDIVKVTPSSKVVGDMAQFMVANGYSREDVMTKGGSISFPESVQQFFMGVLGQPEGGLPKELQKIILKDKEPFTDRPNKHLEPVDFDKELKAFREELGNDLELCDFLSYKLYPKVFEDYLKFYRQYGDVSVVPTPLFLFGMEMGQEATIEIAKGKTLLVRLLSISDVNEHGMRTVFFKLNGQTRNIEILDRSVKVDKVENRKIDKDNDKHIGAPLQGMLSKLMVKKGDAVKKNQPLFVIEAMKMETVITANDAGSIAAIELTEGTLVNTNDLVVTMD, encoded by the coding sequence ATGAAGATAAAAAAGGTCCTTATAGCCAACAGAGGAGAAATTTCTATTCGTATAGCTCGTGCCGCTTCTGAATTGCAGATCAGCACTGTGGCAATATATACTTATGAAGATAGGTATTCGCTACACCGATACAAGTCGGATGAGGCTTACCAAATAGGAGTAGATACAGATCCGCTAAAGCCTTATTTGAATATAGATGAGATAATAGCTACTGCCAAAGATTGTGGTGCAGATGCTATTCACCCTGGATATGGTTTCCTTTCTGAGAATGCAACCTTTGCTCAGAAGTGCGCGGATAATGGTATCATATTCGTTGGTCCTCGTCCTGATGTGATGTCGGCACTGGGTGATAAGGTAACAGCAAAAGAAGTTGCTATAAAAGCACAGGTGCCTATTATAGAAAGTAATAAAGAAGCGCTCGCTGATATTGATATTGCGTTTAAGGAAGCTAATAGGATAGGCTACCCATTGATGCTGAAAGCTGCTTCAGGTGGAGGTGGTAGAGGTATGCGTGTAGTGCGTACTGATGCCGATTTGCAAAAAGCTTTCCCTGAAGCAAGAAGCGAAGCAAAGAATGCTTTTGGTGACGATACCGTGTTCCTAGAAAAATATGTAGAGAATCCCAAGCATATTGAGGTACAGATAGCAGCAGATAATCATGGCAATATCGTTCACTTGTTTGAGCGTGATTGCTCCGTGCAACGTCGTTTCCAAAAAGTGGTAGAGGTAGCACCTGCCGTTACCCTAAAGCAGGAAACAAAAGATAAACTTTATAAATATGCGACCTCTATAGCTGCAGAGGTGAACTATAACAACTTAGGTACAGTAGAATTTTTGGTAGATGCCAAAGAAGATATTTATTTCATAGAGGTAAACCCACGTATACAAGTAGAACATACTGTTACAGAAATGGTGACTGGTGTAGACTTGGTAAAAACACAATTATACATAGCAGACGGTTATAAGCTAAGCGATAAGGAAGTAGGAATAGGCGACCAGTCCAAACTATCTATTGATGGTGTGGCTGTGCAATGTCGTATCACAACAGAAGATCCTGCTGCCGATTTCAAACCCGACTATGGTACTCTAGTAACTTATCGTAATGCTGCAGGTTTTGGTGTGCGTTTAGATGAAGGTAGTACTTATGCTGGTATGAAGATCAGTCCGTTTTTTGATAGTATGTTGGTGAAGGTGAGTACATGGGGCTTGAGTTTGGAAGATGCGTCGATGAAAATGCATAGGGCATTACGTGAGTTTCGCGTGCGTGGTGTGAAGAACAATATACCGTTCTTAGAAAACTTAATTACACACGAGGGTTTCCGCAGTGGACAGACAACAGTAGGCTTTATACAAGAGCATCCTGAACTATTCCATTTCAAGAAAAGACAAGATAGGGGTACAAAGACATTGCGCTACTTGGCAGATGTTACGGTAAACGGCAATCCTGATGTTAAGGTTAAGTATGATGGTCGTGAGTTTCGTAAGCCTGAGATACCAATGTCTCCATTGGGGATGGAATACCCTAAAGGAACTAAAGACTTGTTGACGGAACTTGGTCCTGATAAGTTTAGTGAGTGGTTGAAGAAAGAAAAGAAAATACATTATACCGATACTACCCTGCGTGATGCACATCAGTCGCTATTGGCTACGCGTATGCGTACGCATGATATGCTAAAGGTGGCCAAGCATTTTGCAAAGCTACATCCCCAAACTTTCAGTATGGAAGTATGGGGTGGTGCTACTTTTGATGTGGCTATGCGTTTCTTGAACGAAGACCCGTGGAAGCGTTTGGAGCAGATAAGAGAAGCAGTGCCCAACATTTTGTTACAGATGCTCATTCGTGGGGCTAATGGTGTTGGCTATACAGCATACCCTGACAACTTGATTGAAAAGTTTGTAGAACAAAGCTGGGAGAAGGGCGTAGATATTTTCCGCATATTCGACTCACTGAACTGGATGGAGAATATCGCGCCATGTATAGAAATGGTACGTAACCGCACGGGTGGTTTGGCAGAGGCGGCATTATGCTACACAGGTGATATACTGGATGCAAAACGCACGAAGTATGATTTGAACTATTACCTACGCTTAGCTAAAGATTTGGAGAATGCAGGTGCGCACATCTTGGCGATAAAAGACATGTCGGGTTTATTGAAACCATATGCGGCTAAAGAACTGGTAGCTGGTTTGAAAGATACGGTGAACATACCGATACATTTACATACGCACGATACCTCTTCGCTACAACCTGCATCATATATGCAAGCCATAGAGGCTGGTGTTGATGTGGTAGATGTGGCATTAGGTGCAGTATCGGGGCTTACCTCGCAGCCCAACTTTAATGCCATAGTGGAGATGATGAAATTCCATGAGCGCGAGCATCATTACGATATTGATTCGCTGAACGAGTTTTCTAACTACTGGGAGGCGGTGCGTGAGTACTACTACCCTTATGAGAGTGGTTTGAAGGCGAGTGCTGCAGAGGTGTTCCGCCATGAGATACCGGGAGGGCAATATTCTAATCTTCGTCCGCAGGCGAAGGCGCTGGGACTGGAAGATAAGTTTGAAGATATCAAGAAAATGTATGCTACGGTAAACGATATGTTTGGCGATATAGTGAAGGTGACACCAAGTTCTAAAGTAGTGGGCGATATGGCGCAGTTTATGGTGGCGAATGGTTATAGCCGTGAAGATGTGATGACGAAGGGTGGCAGCATTTCTTTCCCCGAGTCGGTGCAGCAATTCTTTATGGGTGTGCTGGGGCAACCAGAGGGCGGACTACCGAAGGAGCTACAAAAAATAATACTGAAAGATAAAGAGCCGTTTACCGACAGACCGAACAAACATTTAGAACCGGTTGATTTTGATAAGGAGCTAAAAGCCTTTAGAGAAGAGCTGGGCAACGACTTAGAGCTCTGCGATTTTCTCTCGTACAAGCTATACCCTAAGGTGTTTGAAGACTATCTGAAATTTTACCGCCAATATGGTGATGTGTCTGTAGTGCCTACACCGCTGTTCTTATTTGGTATGGAGATGGGGCAGGAGGCTACTATAGAGATTGCTAAGGGTAAAACCCTACTGGTGCGCTTGCTGAGCATTAGCGATGTGAATGAGCATGGTATGCGTACGGTGTTCTTTAAGCTAAACGGACAGACGCGTAATATTGAGATACTGGACCGCTCTGTAAAAGTAGACAAGGTAGAGAATAGAAAAATAGACAAAGACAACGACAAGCATATAGGCGCACCGCTACAAGGCATGCTCTCTAAGCTAATGGTTAAGAAAGGCGATGCTGTGAAAAAGAACCAGCCGCTATTTGTAATAGAAGCCATGAAGATGGAGACGGTAATT